One segment of Alligator mississippiensis isolate rAllMis1 chromosome 13, rAllMis1, whole genome shotgun sequence DNA contains the following:
- the UBIAD1 gene encoding ubiA prenyltransferase domain-containing protein 1 — translation MRPPAAPPRRGPLPAPPSAAAAEPAEGISIGGGAELSEAGAERGPPGGWRQKCAAYVLALRPWSFSASLTPVALGSALAYRAQAALDPARLVGSAGAVLAVHGAGNLVNTYYDFSKGIDHKKSDDRTLVDHLLEPRDVVRFGVVLYTLGCVCAAGLYFLSPLRLEHLALIYFGGLSSSFLYTGGIGFKYVALGDLVILITFGPLAVMFAHAVQVGYLSVSPLLYAIPLALSTEAILHSNNTRDMESDRQAGIVTLAILIGPTFSYMLYSILLFLPYLIFCVLATRYTISMALPLLTIPMAFSLERQFRSQNFNKIPQRTAKLNLLLGLFYVFGIVLAPAGTLPKL, via the exons ATGCGGCCTCCCGCCGCACCGCCCCGCCGGGGCCCCCTGCCGGCCCCCCCCTCTGCCGCCGCCGCGGAGCCCGCTGAGGGGATCAGCATCGGCGGCGGCGCGGAGCTGAGCGAGGCGGGCGCGGAGCGGGGCCCGCCGGGCGGCTGGAGGCAGAAGTGCGCCGCCTACGTGCTGGCGCTGCGGCCCTGGAGCTTCAGCGCCTCGCTGACGCCCGTGGCGCTGGGCAGCGCCCTGGCCTACCGTGCCCAGGCCGCCCTGGACCCCGCGCGCCTGGTGGGCAGCGCCGGCGCCGTGCTGGCCGTGCACGGGGCCGGCAACCTGGTGAACACCTACTATGACTTCTCCAAGGGCATCGACCACAAGAAGAGCGACGACCGCACGCTGGTGGACCATCTCCTGGAGCCGCGCGACGTGGTGCGCTTCGGCGTCGTCCTCTACACGCTGGGCTGCGTCTGCGCCGCCGGCCTCTACTTCTTGTCCCCGCTGCGGCTGGAGCACCTGGCCCTCATCTACTTCGGCGGGctctccagctccttcctctaCACCGGCG GAATTGGATTTAAATACGTTGCCCTTGGAGACTTGGTGATCCTCATCACCTTTGGGCCCCTGGCAGTCATGTTTGCTCATGCTGTGCAGGTTGGTTACCTATCTGTCTCGCCATTGCTGTATGCTATCCCGCTAGCTCTCAGCACCGAAGCCATCCTGCACAGCAACAACACGCGGGACATGGAGTCTGACCGACAGGCGGGCATTGTCACCCTGGCCATCCTCATCGGCCCCACGTTCTCCTACATGCTCTACAgcatcctcctcttccttccctatTTGATCTTCTGCGTTTTGGCCACACGCTACACCATCAGCATGGCACTGCCACTACTCACCATTCCCATGGCGTTCTCTCTGGAGAGGCAGTTTCGGAGCCAGAACTTCAACAAAATTCCCCAGCGGACAGCCAAGCTGAACCTCCTGCTGGGGCTCTTCTATGTTTTTGGCAtcgtgctggccccagcaggcacaCTGCCCAAACTGTAG